A single genomic interval of Methylocystis sp. IM3 harbors:
- the aspS gene encoding aspartate--tRNA ligase, with amino-acid sequence MHRYRSHNCGEPNEALAGQKIRLSGWCHRIRDHGGVLFIDLRDHYGLTQCVVDPDSPAFAQAEKLRSEWVVRLDGEVRRRPAGTENPDMPTGQVEIYVAEIEVLGPAGELPLPVFGDQNYPEDTRLKYRFLDLRREKLHENIMLRGRIIDSIRTRMKQGGFFEFQTPILTASSPEGARDFLVPSRLHPGKFYALPQAPQQFKQLLMVAGFDRYFQIAPCFRDEDARADRSPGEFYQLDVEMSFVTQEDVFEAMEPVLRGVFEEFSNGKPVTQKFPRIPYREAMLKYGSDKPDLRNPLVIVDLSAEFESESVSFKAFRGKTVRAIPAPGAASQPRSFFDKLNDWARSEGAPGLGYIIFEEENGALVGKGPIAKFIPADVQATIAAKAGVKAGDAVFFSAGEELAAAKLAGMARIRVGNELGLSRTNVFEFCWIVDFPMYEWNEEDKKIDFSHNPFSMPQGGMEALETKDPLDILAYQYDIVCNGVELSSGAIRNHRPEIMKKAFEIAGYGEEVLIEKFGGMYRAFQYGAPPHGGIAPGVDRIVMLLAEEENLREVTLFPMNQRAEDLLMGAPSEATMKQLRELHIRLNLPEKSA; translated from the coding sequence ATGCATCGCTACCGTTCGCATAACTGCGGAGAGCCCAATGAGGCGCTCGCGGGTCAGAAAATCCGCCTCTCCGGCTGGTGCCACCGCATCCGTGACCATGGCGGCGTGCTGTTCATCGACCTGCGCGACCATTACGGCCTGACCCAATGCGTCGTGGACCCCGATTCGCCGGCCTTCGCCCAGGCCGAGAAGCTGCGCTCCGAATGGGTCGTCCGCCTCGACGGCGAGGTACGCCGCCGCCCGGCCGGCACGGAGAATCCCGACATGCCCACGGGCCAGGTCGAGATTTACGTGGCCGAGATCGAGGTGCTCGGGCCTGCGGGCGAATTGCCCCTGCCCGTCTTCGGCGATCAGAACTATCCCGAGGACACGCGCCTCAAATATCGCTTCCTCGATCTCCGCCGCGAGAAGCTGCACGAGAACATCATGCTGCGCGGGCGGATCATCGACTCGATTCGCACGCGCATGAAGCAGGGCGGCTTCTTCGAATTTCAGACGCCGATCCTCACCGCCTCCAGCCCTGAAGGCGCGCGCGACTTTCTGGTGCCCTCGCGTCTGCATCCCGGCAAGTTCTACGCGTTGCCGCAGGCGCCCCAGCAGTTCAAGCAATTGCTCATGGTCGCGGGCTTCGACCGCTATTTCCAGATCGCGCCCTGCTTCCGCGACGAGGACGCCCGCGCCGACCGTTCGCCCGGCGAGTTCTACCAGCTCGACGTGGAGATGAGCTTCGTCACGCAGGAAGACGTATTCGAGGCGATGGAGCCGGTGCTGCGCGGCGTATTCGAGGAATTCTCGAACGGCAAGCCGGTGACGCAGAAGTTCCCGCGCATCCCCTATCGCGAGGCCATGCTGAAATATGGCTCGGACAAGCCGGATTTGCGCAACCCGCTCGTCATCGTCGATCTCTCGGCGGAGTTCGAGAGCGAGAGCGTCTCGTTCAAGGCGTTCCGCGGCAAGACCGTGCGCGCGATTCCGGCGCCGGGCGCCGCGAGCCAGCCGAGAAGCTTCTTCGACAAGCTCAACGACTGGGCGCGCTCCGAAGGCGCGCCGGGATTGGGCTACATCATCTTCGAGGAGGAGAATGGCGCGCTCGTCGGCAAGGGGCCGATCGCCAAATTCATCCCCGCCGACGTGCAGGCGACCATCGCCGCCAAGGCGGGCGTGAAGGCCGGCGACGCCGTCTTCTTCTCGGCCGGGGAGGAGCTGGCCGCCGCCAAGCTCGCGGGCATGGCGCGGATTCGCGTCGGCAATGAACTCGGCCTCTCCAGGACCAACGTCTTCGAATTCTGCTGGATCGTCGATTTCCCGATGTACGAGTGGAACGAGGAGGACAAGAAGATCGACTTCTCGCACAATCCGTTCTCGATGCCGCAGGGCGGCATGGAGGCGCTCGAGACGAAAGACCCGCTCGACATCCTCGCCTATCAATATGACATCGTCTGCAACGGCGTGGAGCTCTCTTCGGGCGCGATCCGCAACCATCGCCCCGAAATCATGAAGAAGGCCTTCGAAATCGCCGGCTATGGCGAAGAGGTGCTGATCGAAAAATTCGGCGGCATGTATCGCGCCTTCCAATATGGCGCGCCGCCGCATGGGGGCATCGCGCCGGGCGTCGACCGCATCGTGATGCTGCTGGCGGAGGAAGAGAATCTTCGCGAGGTCACGCTCTTCCCGATGAACCAGCGTGCCGAGGACCTGCTGATGGGCGCACCCTCGGAAGCGACGATGAAGCAGCTGCGCGAGCTGCATATCCGGCTGAACCTGCCGGAGAAGAGCGCGTAA
- a CDS encoding DUF1192 family protein yields MMEDEAPRPRPAHEMGQPLDLLSLGELDERIAALKAEVARLEEAAQAKRAATAAAEAFFRK; encoded by the coding sequence ATGATGGAAGACGAAGCGCCCCGCCCCCGCCCTGCCCATGAGATGGGCCAGCCGCTCGACCTTCTCTCGCTCGGCGAGCTCGACGAGCGGATAGCCGCGCTGAAAGCGGAAGTCGCCCGGCTGGAAGAAGCCGCGCAGGCCAAACGCGCCGCGACCGCCGCCGCAGAGGCGTTTTTCAGGAAGTGA
- a CDS encoding peroxiredoxin, which yields MRLGIAASIAFLISATAAFAALKPGDPAPDFAVLAAQGGKEFTFSLKEALKNGPVVVYFYPKSFTSVCTEEAHEFAEAMDQFAAMKASVIGISGDGIETQREFSTKECRDKFPVGADPQFNVIKAYDASFSLPVAGPVFANRISYVISPEGKILSAVSDSGATKHIENALETVKKWTGAQK from the coding sequence ATGCGCCTCGGCATCGCTGCGTCAATCGCTTTCCTGATCTCCGCCACAGCCGCGTTCGCCGCGCTGAAACCGGGCGATCCCGCGCCGGACTTCGCGGTGCTGGCGGCGCAGGGCGGGAAGGAGTTCACTTTCTCGTTGAAGGAGGCGCTGAAGAACGGTCCGGTGGTCGTCTATTTCTATCCGAAGTCCTTCACCAGCGTCTGCACCGAGGAGGCGCATGAGTTCGCCGAAGCGATGGATCAGTTCGCAGCGATGAAGGCGTCCGTCATCGGCATATCGGGCGACGGGATCGAGACGCAGCGCGAGTTCTCGACCAAGGAATGCCGCGACAAGTTTCCTGTGGGCGCGGACCCGCAGTTCAACGTCATCAAGGCCTATGACGCTTCGTTCAGCCTGCCTGTCGCGGGGCCGGTCTTCGCCAATCGCATTTCCTATGTGATTTCGCCCGAGGGGAAAATCCTGTCAGCCGTTTCCGACTCGGGCGCGACGAAGCATATCGAGAATGCGCTGGAGACGGTGAAAAAGTGGACGGGCGCTCAAAAATAG
- a CDS encoding Crp/Fnr family transcriptional regulator — protein MTESLIDAVTSWAASETGKYVGVTALTMLAWSEAAAIVGSTYFKRMIPLRAAAMIANVLGVTLGLATGNLPTITKHAINFPLNFTRLREMRRLIASVRQASATDLNLEWLKPFMHPESFRATDYVFEKGALATQAFLVVEGKIEISERGVILEPGAIFGEMALFTRTGKRTASAKCLTDATLLAITYEQFEQLYFQNPEFGLYLVRLMVRRFESNHLGEELESA, from the coding sequence ATGACCGAGAGCCTGATCGACGCCGTAACGAGCTGGGCCGCGTCTGAAACCGGCAAATATGTGGGGGTAACTGCCCTGACCATGCTGGCCTGGTCTGAGGCCGCGGCCATTGTCGGCTCCACCTATTTCAAGCGCATGATCCCGCTGCGCGCCGCGGCGATGATCGCCAATGTGCTCGGCGTGACCCTCGGCCTGGCGACCGGCAACCTGCCGACGATCACCAAGCACGCGATCAATTTCCCCCTCAATTTCACGCGCCTGCGGGAAATGCGCCGGCTCATCGCCAGCGTGCGCCAGGCGAGCGCCACCGACCTCAATCTCGAATGGCTGAAGCCCTTCATGCATCCAGAAAGCTTCCGCGCGACCGATTACGTCTTCGAGAAAGGGGCGCTTGCCACGCAGGCCTTTCTCGTGGTCGAGGGAAAGATCGAAATCTCGGAGCGCGGCGTCATCCTCGAGCCGGGTGCGATCTTTGGCGAGATGGCGCTGTTCACCAGGACCGGCAAACGCACGGCCTCGGCGAAGTGCCTCACCGACGCCACGCTCCTCGCCATCACCTATGAGCAGTTCGAGCAGCTCTATTTCCAGAACCCGGAATTCGGCCTCTACCTCGTCCGCCTGATGGTTCGGCGCTTCGAATCCAATCATCTTGGAGAAGAGCTGGAGAGCGCGTAA
- a CDS encoding secondary thiamine-phosphate synthase enzyme YjbQ, which translates to MRQATRIIRIETSGRGFYEVTATLADFLRGARMGEGLLTAFCRHTSASLLIQENADPSVLRDLEAVFSRLAPEGAAYSHDTEGPDDMPAHIRAALTQTQLSIPVIGGALALGTWQGVYIVEHRRRPHRREIALHLIGE; encoded by the coding sequence ATGCGACAGGCGACCCGAATCATCAGGATCGAGACCAGCGGGCGCGGTTTCTACGAGGTCACCGCCACGCTCGCCGACTTCCTGCGCGGCGCCCGCATGGGCGAGGGTCTGCTCACGGCGTTCTGCCGGCATACCTCGGCTTCGCTGCTCATCCAGGAGAACGCCGATCCGAGCGTCCTGCGCGATCTCGAAGCCGTATTTTCGCGCCTTGCCCCGGAAGGCGCCGCCTATTCGCATGACACGGAAGGCCCGGACGACATGCCGGCGCACATCCGCGCCGCGCTGACGCAGACTCAGTTGTCCATTCCCGTCATCGGCGGCGCCCTGGCGCTCGGGACGTGGCAGGGCGTCTATATTGTCGAACATCGCCGCCGCCCGCATCGCCGCGAGATTGCGCTGCATCTCATCGGAGAGTGA
- a CDS encoding cell wall hydrolase, translating into MRRQSKGRRSADVRTPWALGVMAPWALGVGVLVSFTASAGQDAAGDWNVAPLTARARAAAKPATFQLASFGEAASGELGLSGQSRALVQSARLMVGAPDDLRAIPDESEPHVDLKPDVKNFPEVDRTHKGDPIIAMRPGFETRVIDPAALGLAEPARLTFRIEGKRAARTSLALAPRGPVPGDDALYEAEAARAEALTTTQTQKSTAAASPAQTASTATPPALSNDGAASPPEGAKPVAKAAVEAPRDTGSKDIAERVLHGATPAVARAVALGSSTPAQPDALPIEVSSFPRATLALGAPGKARPDYASLVDRDNMDRERRCLAEAVYFESRSEPEAGQAAVAQVVLNRVQSGLYPASICGVVYQNRNHYKACQFSFACEGKSLRITEQESWATAVRIANEVMDGRTYITDVGRSTHYHATYVKPRWARALTRMDMIGRHIFYRLKPGQT; encoded by the coding sequence ATGCGTCGACAGTCGAAAGGGCGTCGGAGTGCGGACGTCAGGACCCCCTGGGCGCTCGGCGTCATGGCGCCCTGGGCGCTGGGCGTCGGGGTCCTCGTCTCCTTCACCGCAAGCGCCGGGCAGGACGCGGCCGGCGACTGGAATGTCGCGCCGCTCACCGCCCGCGCCCGCGCCGCCGCCAAACCGGCAACCTTTCAGCTCGCTTCCTTCGGCGAGGCGGCGTCGGGCGAATTGGGGCTTTCCGGCCAGAGCCGCGCGCTGGTGCAGAGCGCCCGGCTGATGGTCGGCGCGCCGGACGATCTGCGCGCCATTCCCGACGAGAGCGAACCGCACGTCGATTTGAAGCCGGATGTGAAGAATTTCCCCGAGGTCGACCGCACGCACAAGGGCGACCCCATCATCGCCATGCGGCCCGGCTTCGAGACGCGCGTCATCGATCCTGCCGCGCTGGGCCTCGCCGAGCCGGCGCGTCTGACCTTCCGTATCGAGGGGAAGCGCGCCGCGCGCACGAGCCTCGCGCTTGCGCCGCGCGGGCCCGTGCCCGGCGACGATGCGCTCTACGAGGCGGAAGCCGCGCGCGCCGAGGCGCTGACGACGACGCAGACGCAGAAATCCACCGCCGCCGCCTCGCCGGCGCAGACCGCCTCGACCGCCACCCCGCCGGCCCTCTCGAACGACGGCGCCGCATCGCCACCAGAGGGAGCCAAGCCGGTTGCGAAAGCCGCCGTCGAGGCGCCGCGCGACACAGGCTCCAAGGATATCGCCGAGCGCGTCCTGCATGGCGCGACGCCCGCCGTTGCGCGCGCCGTGGCGCTCGGCTCGTCAACGCCGGCCCAGCCTGACGCACTGCCGATCGAAGTCTCTTCCTTCCCGCGCGCGACGCTGGCGCTCGGGGCTCCCGGCAAGGCGCGTCCCGATTACGCGTCGCTCGTCGACCGCGACAACATGGACCGCGAAAGACGCTGCCTCGCGGAGGCGGTCTATTTCGAGTCGCGCAGCGAGCCGGAGGCGGGGCAGGCCGCGGTGGCGCAGGTCGTTCTGAACCGCGTGCAGAGCGGGCTTTATCCCGCGAGCATCTGCGGCGTCGTGTATCAGAACCGCAATCACTACAAGGCGTGCCAGTTCTCCTTCGCCTGCGAAGGAAAGTCGCTGCGCATCACCGAACAGGAGTCCTGGGCGACGGCGGTTCGCATCGCCAATGAGGTGATGGACGGCCGCACCTACATCACCGACGTCGGCCGCTCGACGCATTACCACGCCACTTACGTCAAACCGCGCTGGGCGCGGGCGCTGACGCGCATGGACATGATCGGGCGTCATATCTTTTACCGGCTCAAGCCCGGCCAGACGTAA
- the lpdA gene encoding dihydrolipoyl dehydrogenase, with product MSQYDVMVIGGGPGGYVAAIRAAQLGLKTAVAEREHLGGICLNWGCIPTKALLRSAEIYRLANEAAQFGVTGARAGYDASRIVARSREAAARLNAGVGFLLKKNKVDVIWGEARLSGKGEVKIGAPTKPPVTPQLPAPKTILGEGDYRASHIIIATGARPRVLPGLEPDGRLVWTYFEALKPERFPKSLLVVGAGAIGVEFASFFRTFGVEVTLVEALPHILPAEDAEIAAFARKSFEKQGIVIRTATTVAGLEKKADSVVARLKGADGAADTLEVERVLSAAGVVANVENLGLEALGVALEKGVIKTDGLGRTSAPGIYAIGDVAGGPMLAHKAEHEGVSCVEAIAGLPAHPLDKTLVPGCTYCHPQVASVGLTEERAKAEGFEIRVGRFPYLANGKAIALGEPEGLVKTIFDRKTGRLLGAHLVGAEATELVQGFVIAMNLETTEEELMKTIFPHPTLSETMHESVLDAYGRAVHV from the coding sequence ATGAGCCAATATGACGTGATGGTCATCGGCGGCGGACCCGGCGGATATGTGGCCGCGATTCGGGCCGCGCAGCTCGGCCTGAAAACCGCGGTGGCCGAGCGCGAACATCTTGGCGGCATCTGCCTCAACTGGGGCTGCATCCCGACAAAGGCGCTCCTGCGGTCCGCGGAAATTTACAGGCTCGCAAATGAAGCCGCACAGTTCGGCGTGACGGGCGCGAGAGCGGGGTACGATGCGTCGCGCATTGTAGCGCGCTCGCGCGAGGCGGCGGCTCGTCTCAACGCCGGGGTCGGCTTTCTGCTGAAAAAGAACAAGGTCGATGTGATCTGGGGCGAGGCGCGGCTCTCCGGCAAAGGCGAGGTCAAAATCGGCGCGCCGACCAAGCCTCCCGTGACGCCGCAGCTTCCCGCCCCGAAGACCATCCTGGGGGAGGGCGACTATCGGGCCAGTCACATCATTATCGCGACCGGCGCGCGGCCGCGCGTTCTGCCAGGCCTCGAGCCCGACGGGCGGTTGGTCTGGACCTATTTCGAGGCGCTGAAGCCGGAGCGCTTCCCCAAGTCCCTGCTCGTCGTCGGCGCCGGCGCGATCGGCGTCGAATTTGCATCATTTTTCCGCACATTCGGCGTCGAGGTCACCCTCGTCGAGGCGCTGCCGCACATCCTGCCCGCCGAGGACGCCGAGATAGCCGCCTTTGCGCGTAAGAGCTTCGAGAAGCAAGGCATTGTCATCCGCACGGCGACAACGGTCGCGGGGCTGGAAAAAAAGGCGGACAGCGTCGTTGCGAGGCTGAAAGGCGCGGACGGCGCCGCCGATACGCTCGAGGTCGAGCGTGTGCTGTCGGCGGCGGGCGTCGTGGCCAATGTGGAAAATCTGGGCCTCGAGGCGCTCGGCGTCGCGCTGGAGAAGGGCGTCATCAAGACGGACGGGCTCGGCCGGACGAGTGCGCCGGGCATTTACGCCATTGGCGATGTCGCTGGCGGACCGATGCTCGCCCACAAGGCGGAGCATGAGGGCGTCTCCTGCGTCGAGGCGATCGCCGGCCTGCCAGCGCATCCGCTCGACAAGACGCTTGTCCCCGGCTGCACCTATTGCCATCCGCAGGTGGCGTCGGTGGGGCTGACGGAGGAGCGGGCGAAGGCGGAAGGCTTCGAGATCAGGGTGGGGCGTTTTCCCTATCTCGCCAATGGCAAGGCAATTGCCCTCGGCGAGCCGGAGGGGCTGGTCAAGACGATCTTCGACAGGAAGACGGGGCGCCTGCTTGGCGCGCATCTCGTCGGCGCCGAGGCGACGGAGCTCGTTCAGGGTTTCGTGATCGCCATGAATCTGGAGACGACGGAGGAGGAGCTGATGAAAACCATCTTCCCCCACCCGACGCTCTCCGAGACGATGCACGAGAGCGTGCTCGACGCCTATGGCCGGGCGGTTCATGTCTGA
- a CDS encoding cation:proton antiporter, producing the protein MTTEFQGIFLILGIAVLAPLASRLPLFATVPVVAIELMLGVLAGPSVTGLVVNDAAIEFLGRFGLVFLFFQAGFEFKMKELGPGPLRIGLLAWLVSMLVSALFVAALYLVGLVRAPALVAIILPTTAFGILLPILRQAGELTTDFGRYVMGAAAIGELGPLLLASIALAQEKHHFHQTLLSLLFLLIAVVSVFLLATLRSDRLSAIILRWLGDSELLPVRVSLLVLLGFVSLAGVMGMEAVVGAYAAGMAVATLVDGTRAQALEGRLKTIGAGFFVPVFFIASGIEFDLSALFASPASIARLVLFSFAFAFVRMAPLALYRRVLGPRDMPALALLSATTLPLVVAISYLGARSGQISGENASALIGAAVVTVTVFPTLALSFRSASKASRPAGPIEAAATRLAGWMSAEGEKLFELVAQNWARFNERRPWSG; encoded by the coding sequence GTGACGACCGAATTTCAGGGAATATTCCTCATCCTGGGCATTGCGGTTCTGGCGCCCCTCGCCAGCCGTCTTCCGCTTTTCGCAACCGTTCCGGTCGTCGCGATCGAATTGATGCTCGGCGTTCTCGCCGGCCCGAGCGTCACGGGCCTCGTCGTCAACGACGCCGCGATCGAGTTTCTCGGCAGGTTCGGCCTAGTCTTCCTCTTTTTTCAGGCCGGCTTCGAATTCAAGATGAAGGAGCTGGGGCCGGGGCCGTTGCGGATCGGTCTCCTCGCCTGGCTCGTCTCCATGCTCGTCTCCGCGCTGTTCGTGGCCGCGCTCTATCTTGTGGGGCTCGTGCGCGCGCCGGCGCTCGTCGCCATCATTCTGCCGACGACGGCCTTCGGCATTCTTCTGCCCATTCTGCGGCAGGCGGGCGAGCTGACCACGGATTTCGGCCGCTATGTCATGGGCGCCGCGGCGATCGGCGAGCTCGGCCCGCTTCTCCTCGCCTCCATCGCGCTGGCGCAGGAGAAGCACCACTTCCACCAGACGCTTTTGAGTCTGCTCTTTCTGCTCATCGCCGTCGTGAGCGTCTTTCTGCTGGCGACGCTGCGCTCTGACCGTCTCTCGGCGATCATCCTGCGATGGCTCGGCGACAGCGAGCTTCTCCCCGTGCGCGTCTCGCTGCTCGTCCTTCTGGGCTTCGTGTCGCTTGCCGGCGTCATGGGCATGGAAGCGGTTGTCGGCGCCTATGCGGCCGGAATGGCCGTGGCCACGCTCGTCGACGGCACCAGAGCGCAGGCGCTCGAAGGCCGGCTGAAGACGATCGGGGCGGGTTTTTTCGTTCCGGTTTTTTTCATCGCCAGCGGGATCGAATTCGACCTTTCCGCACTGTTCGCCAGCCCGGCCAGCATCGCCCGCCTGGTCCTGTTCTCCTTCGCCTTTGCTTTCGTTCGCATGGCGCCGCTCGCGCTGTATCGCCGCGTGCTCGGGCCGAGGGACATGCCGGCGCTTGCGCTGCTTTCTGCAACGACCTTGCCCCTCGTCGTCGCAATCAGCTATCTCGGCGCGCGCTCGGGGCAAATATCGGGTGAAAACGCCTCCGCGCTTATCGGCGCAGCCGTCGTCACGGTGACGGTTTTCCCCACTCTCGCCCTGTCGTTTCGCAGTGCGAGCAAGGCGTCGAGGCCCGCAGGCCCAATCGAGGCCGCCGCCACTCGGCTCGCGGGCTGGATGTCCGCCGAGGGCGAGAAGCTCTTCGAGCTCGTGGCGCAGAACTGGGCGCGCTTCAACGAGCGCCGCCCGTGGAGCGGCTGA
- the ppdK gene encoding pyruvate, phosphate dikinase has protein sequence MTKWVYRFSAGQSEGSAAMRDLLGGKGANLAEMAALGLPVPPGFTITTEVCAYFYANGHAFPADLEGQVEAAMAEVGQVAGHAFGDSKWPLLVSVRSGARASMPGMMDTVLNLGLNDETVEALASYCGDARFAWDCYRRFIEMYSSVVLGVEHHIFEDALEEMKDAKGFTLDTQLSAADWREAVARFKAIVEANAGVTFPQDPHAQLWGAIRAVFASWMNHRAIVYRHLHNIPESWGTAVNVQAMVFGNMDANSATGVAFTRNPSTGVKELYGEYLINAQGEDVVAGLRTPQPLTEVASRASPGEKISLEAAMPKIFAEFTKVADRLERHYRDMQDMEFTVERGKLWMLQTRNGKRTARAALKLAVDMANEGLITREEAILRVEPTSLDQLLHPTIDPAARRDILATGLPASPGAAFGEIVFSPEEAETLAASGRKVILVRTETSPEDIHGMHAAEGILTARGGMTSHAAVVARGMGKPCVTGAGALRIDYEDQSFTVAGKRFVKGDKLTIDGSAGHVIAGEVKMQRPELTGEFAVLMGWADEIRRLKVRANAETPSDARAARRFGAEGIGLARTEHMFFEGERIVAVREMILADDAEGRRTALAKLLPIQREDFKHLFEIMAGLPVTIRLLDPPLHEFLPHTDTELATVARAMGADPVKLRRRALQLSEFNPMLGFRGVRLAVVFPEIVDMQARAIFEAAIEASIATGEPARIEIMAPLVFTRAELDLVKARVEAMASLVEKETGIRPGYEIGTMIELPRAALRAGEIAPSADFFSFGTNDLTQTTLGISRDDSASFLNAYVEKGLLPHDPFVSIDQEGVGELVALGCQRARAARPDIALGVCGEHGGDPASVAFFEKIGIDYVSCSPFRVPIARLAAAQAALGRKAEGTA, from the coding sequence ATGACGAAATGGGTTTATCGTTTCAGCGCCGGCCAGTCCGAAGGGTCGGCCGCCATGCGGGATCTTCTCGGCGGCAAGGGCGCCAATCTTGCTGAGATGGCCGCGCTGGGCCTTCCCGTGCCGCCGGGCTTCACCATCACCACCGAGGTTTGCGCCTATTTCTACGCCAACGGCCACGCCTTTCCGGCGGACCTCGAAGGCCAGGTCGAGGCCGCGATGGCGGAGGTCGGCCAGGTGGCGGGCCACGCTTTCGGCGACTCGAAATGGCCGCTTCTCGTCTCCGTCCGCTCCGGCGCCCGCGCCTCCATGCCCGGCATGATGGACACCGTGCTCAATCTCGGCCTCAACGACGAGACGGTCGAAGCGCTTGCGAGCTATTGCGGGGACGCCCGCTTCGCCTGGGACTGCTACCGCCGCTTCATCGAAATGTATTCGTCGGTGGTGCTCGGCGTGGAGCATCACATCTTCGAGGACGCGCTCGAGGAGATGAAGGACGCCAAGGGCTTCACGCTCGACACGCAGCTTTCCGCCGCCGACTGGCGCGAGGCGGTCGCGCGGTTCAAGGCCATCGTCGAGGCCAATGCCGGCGTGACCTTCCCGCAGGACCCACATGCGCAGCTCTGGGGCGCGATCCGCGCCGTCTTCGCCTCATGGATGAACCACCGCGCCATCGTCTACCGGCATCTGCACAATATCCCCGAGAGCTGGGGCACGGCGGTCAATGTGCAGGCGATGGTCTTCGGCAATATGGACGCCAATTCCGCGACCGGCGTCGCCTTCACCCGCAATCCCTCGACCGGCGTGAAGGAGCTTTACGGCGAATATCTCATCAACGCGCAGGGCGAGGACGTGGTCGCCGGCCTGCGCACGCCGCAGCCTTTGACCGAAGTCGCGAGCCGCGCCTCGCCCGGCGAGAAGATTTCGCTCGAAGCCGCCATGCCGAAGATTTTCGCGGAATTCACGAAGGTCGCCGACAGGCTCGAGCGCCATTACCGCGACATGCAGGACATGGAGTTCACGGTCGAACGCGGCAAATTGTGGATGCTCCAGACCCGCAACGGCAAGCGCACGGCCCGCGCGGCGCTGAAGCTTGCCGTCGACATGGCGAATGAGGGGCTCATCACGCGCGAGGAGGCGATCCTGCGCGTCGAGCCGACCTCGCTCGATCAACTGCTGCACCCGACCATCGACCCGGCGGCGCGGCGCGACATTCTGGCCACGGGCCTGCCGGCGTCGCCCGGCGCGGCCTTCGGCGAGATCGTCTTCAGTCCGGAAGAGGCGGAGACGCTCGCGGCGTCGGGGCGCAAGGTCATTCTCGTGCGCACCGAGACGAGCCCCGAGGACATTCACGGCATGCACGCCGCGGAAGGCATCCTCACGGCGCGCGGCGGCATGACCTCTCATGCGGCAGTCGTCGCGCGCGGCATGGGCAAGCCCTGCGTCACCGGCGCCGGCGCGCTGCGCATCGACTACGAGGACCAGAGCTTCACCGTCGCCGGCAAGCGTTTCGTGAAGGGCGACAAGCTGACGATCGACGGCTCGGCGGGCCATGTGATCGCCGGCGAAGTGAAGATGCAGCGCCCCGAGCTCACGGGCGAGTTCGCCGTGCTGATGGGGTGGGCGGACGAGATCAGGCGGCTCAAGGTGCGCGCCAACGCCGAGACGCCCTCCGACGCGCGCGCCGCGCGCCGCTTCGGCGCCGAGGGCATCGGGCTCGCGCGCACGGAGCATATGTTCTTCGAGGGCGAGCGCATCGTCGCCGTGCGCGAGATGATTCTCGCCGACGACGCCGAAGGGCGCCGGACGGCGCTCGCCAAGCTGCTGCCCATCCAGCGCGAGGATTTCAAGCACCTCTTCGAGATCATGGCGGGCCTGCCGGTGACGATCCGCCTGCTCGATCCGCCGCTGCACGAATTCCTGCCCCATACCGATACGGAGCTCGCCACGGTCGCCCGCGCCATGGGCGCCGATCCGGTGAAGCTTCGCCGCCGCGCGCTGCAACTCTCCGAATTCAACCCCATGCTCGGTTTTCGCGGCGTGCGCCTCGCGGTGGTCTTTCCCGAAATCGTCGACATGCAGGCGCGCGCCATCTTCGAGGCGGCGATCGAGGCCAGCATTGCGACGGGCGAACCCGCCCGCATCGAGATCATGGCCCCGCTCGTCTTCACGCGCGCCGAACTCGATCTCGTGAAGGCGCGCGTCGAGGCGATGGCGTCGCTCGTCGAGAAGGAGACAGGCATTCGGCCGGGCTATGAGATCGGCACGATGATCGAATTGCCGCGCGCCGCGCTCCGCGCCGGCGAGATTGCGCCGTCGGCCGATTTCTTCTCTTTCGGCACCAACGACTTGACCCAGACGACGCTCGGCATCTCGCGCGACGACTCGGCCTCCTTCCTCAACGCCTATGTCGAAAAGGGGCTCTTGCCGCACGATCCTTTCGTCTCGATCGATCAGGAGGGCGTGGGCGAACTCGTCGCGCTCGGCTGCCAGCGCGCCCGCGCCGCGCGCCCGGACATTGCGCTCGGGGTCTGCGGCGAACATGGCGGCGATCCGGCGTCGGTGGCTTTCTTCGAAAAAATCGGAATCGACTACGTCTCCTGTTCGCCTTTCCGCGTTCCGATTGCGCGCCTCGCGGCGGCGCAGGCGGCGCTGGGGCGCAAGGCCGAGGGAACGGCCTGA